In Marivirga salinae, a single window of DNA contains:
- a CDS encoding PA0069 family radical SAM protein has translation MNSSQHIKGRGAQQQLSNSFSKQEFTTEWDEGVDEYTHLDKPTTQIFYELPKKIINKVSSPDVGMEYSINPYQGCEHGCVYCYARNSHEYWGWDAGLDFESKIIVKKNAPQLLEKELLNPKWKVKPIVLSGNTDCYQPLERKLRITRSLLKVMAKYRHPVGIITKNTGFLEDLDVLEDLAKDNLVRVILSITSLDEKLRSVLEPRTASSIKKLQAIKILSEKGIPVSIMNAPIIPGLNHTEIPEIIKRAAENGATDAGYTVVRLNGRIAEIFKKWLENYFPDRFEKVWHQIENLHQGKVNDSNWGQRMKGQGAEADMINQLFHMAKKKYMKGGGKIQLNTSAFRRGGAYPLF, from the coding sequence GTGAATTCATCTCAACACATAAAAGGAAGAGGCGCTCAACAACAGCTTTCCAATTCATTTTCTAAACAAGAATTTACTACGGAATGGGATGAGGGCGTGGATGAATATACTCATTTAGATAAACCCACCACTCAAATATTTTACGAACTTCCGAAAAAGATCATCAATAAAGTCAGCAGCCCTGATGTGGGCATGGAATATTCCATAAATCCCTATCAGGGTTGTGAGCATGGCTGTGTTTATTGCTATGCCCGTAATTCCCATGAATATTGGGGTTGGGATGCAGGCCTAGATTTCGAATCAAAAATTATTGTTAAAAAGAATGCGCCTCAATTACTTGAAAAAGAACTTTTAAATCCTAAATGGAAAGTGAAACCTATAGTGCTTTCCGGCAATACAGATTGTTATCAGCCATTGGAAAGAAAGCTGAGGATTACGAGAAGTCTATTAAAAGTAATGGCAAAATATCGACATCCTGTGGGAATCATCACCAAAAACACGGGCTTTTTAGAGGACTTGGATGTATTGGAAGATTTAGCCAAAGACAATTTGGTTCGCGTTATTTTATCAATTACAAGCTTGGATGAAAAGCTCAGGTCAGTTCTGGAACCCAGAACAGCTTCCTCCATAAAAAAACTGCAAGCCATCAAAATTTTGAGTGAAAAAGGAATTCCTGTTTCTATTATGAATGCTCCAATTATACCAGGTTTAAACCATACTGAAATTCCTGAAATCATAAAACGTGCTGCAGAAAATGGAGCTACTGATGCAGGTTATACGGTGGTTCGACTGAATGGCAGAATAGCGGAAATCTTCAAAAAATGGCTGGAGAATTATTTTCCTGATCGATTTGAAAAAGTATGGCATCAAATTGAGAATCTTCATCAAGGAAAAGTAAATGACTCCAATTGGGGACAAAGAATGAAAGGACAGGGAGCTGAAGCTGATATGATCAATCAACTTTTTCATATGGCAAAGAAAAAATATATGAAAGGGGGAGGAAAAATTCAGTTAAACACTTCCGCTTTCAGAAGAGGTGGTGCTTATCCATTATTTTGA
- a CDS encoding TPM domain-containing protein, which produces MKNIYFSIIALFLATSVFAQDEIPSRPNPPKLVNDLTNTLNKGEQQQLERKLVAYNDSTSTQVAILIVPTYGQYDPNQFGVEVFDKWKIGEAGKDNGLLITVAMQDKKMFINTGYGLEDVVPDGAASTIINEYMKPAFRNNNYYKGLDEATTIIFDLAAGKYTADKIADNDAGKGIGLGAFLIFFFIIITIISRIRRVRNHHMGGGSMGMLTLMMLLGSGGRSHGGSFGDFNSGGGSFGGGGGGFGGFGGGMTGGGGAGGSW; this is translated from the coding sequence ATGAAAAATATATACTTTTCTATCATAGCATTATTCTTGGCAACTTCTGTTTTTGCACAGGATGAAATACCTTCAAGACCAAATCCACCCAAGTTGGTGAATGATTTAACAAATACCCTGAACAAAGGAGAGCAACAGCAATTAGAGCGAAAACTTGTTGCATATAATGATAGCACTTCTACTCAAGTTGCTATTTTAATAGTGCCTACTTATGGTCAATATGATCCTAATCAGTTTGGTGTTGAGGTTTTTGATAAATGGAAAATTGGTGAGGCTGGTAAAGACAATGGTTTGTTGATTACCGTTGCCATGCAAGACAAAAAAATGTTTATCAATACCGGCTATGGATTGGAAGATGTAGTGCCTGATGGAGCAGCCAGCACCATCATTAATGAATATATGAAACCTGCGTTCCGTAACAATAACTATTATAAAGGATTGGATGAAGCTACTACTATAATTTTTGACTTGGCTGCTGGGAAATATACGGCTGATAAAATAGCAGATAATGATGCAGGCAAGGGAATTGGATTAGGTGCTTTTTTAATATTTTTCTTTATCATTATTACGATTATTTCTCGTATTCGCAGAGTAAGAAATCACCATATGGGAGGCGGAAGCATGGGTATGCTAACTTTGATGATGCTTTTAGGCAGTGGCGGCAGAAGCCACGGTGGTTCTTTCGGTGACTTCAATTCCGGAGGAGGTAGCTTCGGTGGTGGAGGCGGTGGTTTTGGCGGCTTCGGTGGCGGAATGACCGGAGGCGGTGGTGCTGGTGGAAGCTGGTAA